A part of Fimbriiglobus ruber genomic DNA contains:
- a CDS encoding VOC family protein has translation MSQEKFGEAGLKVKRIVANIATPDVAAAKRFYQDVLGLDVLMDHGWIATYGSTEQMTVQISVASQGGSDAPTPDLSIEVDDLDLALDRMWNAGFPIEYGPADEPWGVRRFFVRDPFGKLVNILVHN, from the coding sequence ATGAGCCAGGAGAAGTTCGGTGAGGCGGGTCTAAAGGTCAAGCGCATTGTGGCCAACATCGCGACGCCCGATGTCGCGGCGGCCAAGCGGTTTTACCAGGACGTGCTGGGGCTCGACGTGCTGATGGACCACGGGTGGATCGCGACCTACGGGTCGACCGAACAAATGACCGTCCAGATCAGTGTCGCCTCACAAGGCGGGTCGGACGCGCCGACGCCCGACCTTTCGATCGAGGTGGACGACCTCGATCTGGCCCTCGACCGTATGTGGAACGCCGGCTTCCCGATCGAATACGGCCCCGCCGACGAACCCTGGGGTGTCCGGCGGTTCTTCGTACGCGACCCGTTCGGTAAGCTCGTCAACATCCTCGTCCACAATTAA
- a CDS encoding TetR/AcrR family transcriptional regulator, protein MRPAKPGPRTKPPEERRDELMTAAQRLFLEHGAGPTTIEQITTAAGVAKGTFYLYFSSKEDVLTALGDRYAREHLERIRAAVDERPADDWAGKLTAWAGTSVVSYLDSIHLHDVAFYEARTPTREGLVDNIVIDHLSELLQAGVDAGAWTVADPRFTAVFLFSGCHGVVDDAYAKEKRVNRSRLVERLEQLCFRAVGLPSD, encoded by the coding sequence ATGCGCCCAGCCAAACCCGGTCCGAGAACCAAACCGCCCGAGGAACGGCGCGACGAGTTGATGACCGCCGCCCAGCGGCTGTTTCTCGAACACGGCGCCGGGCCGACGACGATCGAGCAAATTACGACGGCCGCAGGCGTGGCGAAGGGGACGTTCTACCTCTATTTTTCGTCCAAGGAAGACGTGCTCACCGCCCTCGGCGACCGCTACGCACGGGAACACCTGGAACGAATTCGGGCCGCGGTCGACGAGCGGCCGGCGGACGATTGGGCCGGGAAATTGACCGCGTGGGCCGGCACCAGTGTCGTCAGCTATCTCGACTCCATCCACCTGCACGATGTCGCGTTTTACGAAGCCCGCACGCCCACGCGGGAAGGCCTCGTCGACAACATTGTCATCGATCATCTGTCCGAACTGCTTCAGGCCGGCGTCGACGCGGGGGCGTGGACGGTCGCCGATCCGCGGTTCACCGCCGTCTTCCTGTTTAGTGGCTGCCACGGCGTCGTGGACGACGCCTATGCCAAGGAAAAGCGGGTCAACCGCAGCCGGTTGGTGGAAAGGCTGGAACAGCTTTGTTTCCGCGCGGTCGGGCTACCGAGTGATTGA
- a CDS encoding MFS transporter — MPGADSPPLPAAPTYKSRAFAWFWWARVLSTLAVQAESATIGWQVYTIARDTRTVEESAFLVGMVGLAQFVPLFALTFLAGATADRCDRRAILLVCTGVEIVCAVVLATFSLDPNPSLAPVFVVAVLFGASRAFLSPASGAMGPMLVSRDALPRAISRNSLGDQIGAVIGPWVGGVLCAVSPAAAYGGSAALYALAVVALLAVRANTRPEHQPGSRLELIREGIVYVWTNKVVLGAISLDLFTVLLGGATALLPVYASDVLQVGADGFGILRSGPAVGAAVMACALAWRPLRHRAGRWMFAGVAAFGAATLVFAVSESLVVSVVALATLGAADMISVYVRQSLVQVVTPDAMRGRVSAVSGLFIGASAELGEFETGVAARILGPVGAAIFGGIGSLAVAGAWFWMFPSLRKADRLDGTETCKSEQGESQEGPQKGTKSESVAIVS; from the coding sequence ATGCCGGGTGCGGATTCACCACCGCTCCCGGCCGCCCCGACGTACAAATCCCGCGCCTTCGCCTGGTTTTGGTGGGCGCGGGTACTCTCGACGTTGGCGGTCCAGGCGGAAAGCGCCACCATCGGCTGGCAAGTCTACACGATCGCCCGGGACACAAGGACTGTTGAGGAGAGCGCGTTTCTGGTGGGCATGGTGGGGCTGGCGCAATTCGTGCCCTTGTTCGCGCTCACGTTCCTCGCCGGCGCCACCGCCGACCGGTGCGATCGGCGGGCCATCCTGTTGGTCTGCACAGGGGTGGAGATCGTCTGCGCGGTAGTGCTGGCCACGTTCTCGCTGGACCCGAACCCGAGCCTGGCCCCCGTCTTTGTTGTCGCCGTCCTGTTCGGGGCTTCGCGCGCGTTCCTGTCGCCCGCCAGTGGGGCGATGGGGCCGATGCTGGTATCGCGGGACGCCCTGCCCCGCGCGATCTCCCGGAATTCGCTGGGCGACCAGATCGGGGCGGTGATCGGCCCGTGGGTCGGGGGCGTTCTGTGCGCCGTGTCGCCGGCGGCGGCCTACGGCGGTTCGGCTGCACTGTACGCCCTCGCGGTCGTCGCGCTCCTGGCGGTGCGGGCGAACACGCGCCCGGAGCATCAGCCGGGTTCACGCCTGGAGCTGATTCGCGAGGGGATCGTCTACGTCTGGACCAACAAGGTCGTGCTGGGCGCCATCTCGCTGGACCTGTTTACCGTGCTGCTGGGCGGCGCCACCGCCCTCTTGCCCGTGTACGCGAGTGACGTGTTGCAGGTCGGAGCCGACGGCTTCGGTATCCTTCGCTCCGGCCCCGCCGTCGGAGCGGCGGTCATGGCTTGCGCTCTCGCGTGGCGGCCGTTGCGCCACCGCGCGGGCCGCTGGATGTTCGCGGGCGTGGCGGCGTTCGGCGCGGCGACGCTGGTTTTCGCGGTCTCCGAATCGCTGGTCGTATCGGTGGTCGCGCTGGCCACTTTAGGGGCGGCGGACATGATCTCCGTCTACGTCCGTCAGTCGCTGGTCCAGGTCGTGACCCCGGACGCGATGCGCGGCCGCGTGTCGGCGGTGTCCGGTCTGTTCATCGGCGCCTCCGCCGAGTTGGGCGAGTTCGAGACCGGCGTCGCGGCCCGCATACTCGGACCGGTGGGGGCGGCGATCTTCGGCGGGATCGGTTCGCTGGCGGTCGCGGGCGCGTGGTTCTGGATGTTCCCATCCTTGCGCAAGGCTGACCGACTGGACGGAACCGAGACGTGTAAGAGTGAACAAGGCGAAAGCCAAGAAGGGCCGCAAAAAGGCACGAAAAGCGAATCGGTCGCCATCGTTTCTTGA